A window from Streptomyces sp. NBC_00335 encodes these proteins:
- a CDS encoding Rossmann-like and DUF2520 domain-containing protein, translating to MATYRPVPPADRNGTEGLPRVNTAPQAERPARLSVGVVGAGRVGPALARALQQTGHRPVAVSGVSDASRRRAARMLPDVPVVSPAQVLQASDLVLLTVPDDALPSLVEGLAETGAVRPGQLLVHTSGRYGVSVLDPARRAGALPLALHPVMTFTGTEVDVQRLAGCSFGVTAPDELRLAAEALVIEMGGEPEWIAEVNRPLYHAALALGANHLVTLVAQSMELLAKAGVEHPNRMLGPLLGAALDNALRSGDAALTGPVARGDAGTVAVHVSELRKHAPGTVAGYLAMARTTADRALAHGLLKPELAEDLLGVLADGATGPGPGPEGNEGGGEL from the coding sequence ATGGCGACGTATCGTCCGGTACCCCCCGCGGACCGGAACGGAACGGAAGGCCTCCCCCGCGTGAACACAGCCCCCCAGGCGGAGCGCCCCGCCCGGCTCTCCGTCGGTGTCGTCGGAGCCGGCAGGGTCGGCCCGGCGCTGGCCCGTGCCCTGCAGCAGACCGGGCACCGGCCCGTCGCCGTGTCCGGTGTTTCCGACGCCTCGCGCCGCCGCGCCGCACGGATGCTGCCCGACGTGCCCGTCGTGTCACCGGCGCAGGTGCTGCAGGCCTCCGACCTCGTGCTGCTGACGGTCCCCGACGACGCCCTGCCGTCCCTGGTGGAGGGCCTCGCCGAGACCGGCGCGGTCCGTCCCGGGCAGCTCCTCGTGCACACCTCCGGGCGGTACGGGGTCTCCGTGCTGGACCCCGCGCGCCGTGCGGGCGCGCTGCCGCTGGCCCTGCACCCCGTGATGACCTTCACCGGTACCGAGGTGGACGTGCAGCGCCTCGCGGGCTGCTCCTTCGGGGTGACCGCTCCCGACGAGCTGCGGCTCGCCGCCGAGGCCCTGGTCATCGAGATGGGCGGGGAGCCCGAGTGGATCGCCGAGGTGAACCGCCCGCTCTACCACGCGGCCCTCGCCCTCGGCGCGAACCACCTGGTCACCCTGGTCGCCCAGTCGATGGAACTGCTGGCCAAGGCCGGCGTCGAGCACCCGAACCGGATGCTCGGCCCGCTCCTCGGCGCGGCCCTCGACAACGCCCTGCGCTCCGGTGACGCCGCCCTGACCGGCCCGGTGGCCCGCGGTGACGCCGGTACCGTCGCCGTGCACGTCTCGGAGCTGCGCAAGCACGCCCCGGGCACCGTCGCCGGGTACCTCGCGATGGCCCGTACGACCGCCGACCGGGCCCTCGCGCACGGCCTGCTCAAGCCCGAACTGGCCGAGGACCTCCTCGGCGTACTCGCGGACGGCGCGACCGGCCCCGGCCCCGGCCCCGAGGGAAACGAAGGCGGCGGCGAGCTGTGA
- a CDS encoding DUF5937 family protein, whose translation MSVTIDITGLPAERIGFAPSPLAELCMALHALSQPGHHPGLTSWTSTTAAALDPDLADRLLEGDFMWRSSFADLFMAFAGIPGGSGRPAATLAGELDVLDQLDDERFATAALEHCRLALYNDSTGPSPLSDPLARAKALETASARGPQQLAFAVRVLDDTAGVRVWLRRLMEDCDEAFFAETWRRVEPRQSADVRHKTEVLRRKGLPAVLKEVSSALSVDERLTTVTVDKMVHGSTTATDPRIGGGLLFVPTNFGWPHLLVLHAPGWLPVIHYPLGSPELASSPGSVELLQRRMEALAHPMRMMLCRNLARAPYTTGELAAAHGVTAPEVSRHLAVLKKAGLIQTRRQGRYVQHQLDLAAVARIGTDFIEGILR comes from the coding sequence ATGAGCGTCACCATCGACATCACCGGGCTCCCCGCGGAGCGGATCGGCTTCGCGCCGTCCCCCCTCGCAGAGCTCTGCATGGCGTTGCACGCGCTCTCCCAGCCCGGCCACCACCCCGGGCTCACCTCCTGGACCTCCACCACCGCGGCCGCCCTCGACCCCGACCTCGCGGACCGGCTGCTGGAGGGCGATTTCATGTGGCGCAGCTCCTTCGCCGATCTGTTCATGGCCTTCGCCGGGATTCCCGGCGGCTCCGGCCGGCCCGCCGCCACCCTGGCGGGCGAGCTCGACGTGCTCGACCAGCTGGACGACGAGCGGTTCGCGACGGCCGCCCTGGAGCACTGCCGGCTGGCCCTCTACAACGACAGCACCGGACCGTCCCCGCTCTCGGATCCGCTCGCCCGGGCCAAGGCCCTGGAGACGGCCTCCGCGCGCGGGCCGCAGCAGCTGGCCTTCGCCGTGCGGGTGCTCGACGACACCGCCGGTGTCCGGGTCTGGCTGCGCCGGCTGATGGAGGACTGCGACGAGGCCTTCTTCGCGGAGACCTGGCGCCGGGTCGAGCCCCGCCAGAGCGCGGACGTGCGGCACAAGACGGAGGTGCTGCGGCGCAAGGGGCTGCCCGCCGTGCTGAAGGAGGTCTCCTCGGCGCTGAGCGTCGACGAGCGGCTGACCACGGTCACGGTGGACAAGATGGTCCACGGGTCGACGACCGCGACCGATCCCCGAATAGGCGGCGGCCTGCTGTTCGTGCCCACGAACTTCGGCTGGCCCCACCTGCTGGTGCTGCACGCCCCCGGCTGGCTCCCGGTGATCCATTACCCGCTCGGCTCGCCCGAACTGGCCTCCTCCCCGGGGTCGGTGGAGCTGTTGCAGCGGCGCATGGAGGCCCTGGCCCATCCGATGCGGATGATGCTGTGCCGCAATCTGGCGCGTGCTCCCTACACGACCGGCGAGTTGGCGGCCGCGCACGGGGTCACCGCCCCGGAGGTCTCCCGCCACCTGGCGGTGCTGAAGAAGGCCGGGCTGATCCAGACCCGCCGCCAAGGCCGGTACGTCCAGCACCAGCTGGACCTGGCGGCGGTCGCACGGATCGGCACGGACTTCATCGAGGGCATCCTCCGCTAG
- a CDS encoding threonine aldolase family protein, with the protein MAARLVVAGRAAGRKLSDSLREATVGELLAELGTLAPDPDEPGDIYGNGIVERLERRVAELLGTEDAAFFPTGTMAQQIALRCWAGRTGNPVVALHPMSHPERWEGGALSVVSGLRTIHPTGEPRQPTASELAELPEPFGTLMLELPLRDAGFLLPTWEELSALVDTARERDAVVHFDGARLWESTVHFGRSLPEIAALADSVYVSFYKSLGGLSGAALAGSASLVAEARVWRHRYGGQIFRQFPAALSALAGLERELPELPSYVAKAREVASAMSSALAAAPEVPWFRVHPEIPHTHQFQVWLPYDADRLTEAGVRLAEETGTVLFRRWSPDGPPGLSLTEVEVTRPGLSWTEAEVATAVADFVSRL; encoded by the coding sequence ATGGCGGCGCGGTTGGTGGTCGCCGGGCGGGCGGCCGGGCGGAAGCTGTCGGACAGTCTGCGGGAGGCCACGGTCGGCGAGCTGCTGGCGGAGTTGGGGACGCTGGCCCCGGACCCGGACGAGCCGGGCGACATCTACGGCAACGGCATCGTGGAGCGGCTGGAGCGGCGGGTCGCGGAGCTGCTCGGCACCGAGGACGCGGCGTTCTTCCCGACCGGGACCATGGCCCAGCAGATCGCGCTGCGCTGCTGGGCCGGCCGCACCGGCAACCCGGTGGTCGCCCTGCACCCGATGAGCCACCCGGAACGGTGGGAGGGCGGCGCGCTGTCCGTCGTCTCGGGGCTGCGGACCATCCACCCGACGGGCGAACCGCGCCAGCCGACCGCGTCCGAACTCGCCGAGCTGCCGGAGCCCTTCGGGACGCTGATGCTGGAACTGCCGCTCCGCGACGCGGGCTTCCTGCTCCCGACCTGGGAGGAGCTGTCGGCCCTGGTGGACACCGCCCGGGAACGGGACGCGGTGGTCCACTTCGACGGCGCCCGGCTGTGGGAGTCGACGGTCCACTTCGGCCGGTCCCTCCCGGAGATCGCGGCGCTCGCGGACTCGGTGTACGTCTCCTTCTACAAGTCCCTCGGGGGCCTCAGCGGGGCCGCCCTCGCCGGATCCGCGTCGCTCGTGGCGGAGGCGAGGGTGTGGCGGCACCGGTACGGGGGCCAGATCTTCCGCCAGTTCCCGGCCGCGCTGTCCGCGCTGGCCGGGTTGGAGCGGGAGCTGCCGGAGCTGCCCTCCTACGTGGCCAAGGCGCGGGAGGTGGCGTCCGCGATGTCCTCGGCGCTCGCCGCGGCCCCGGAGGTGCCCTGGTTCCGGGTCCACCCGGAAATCCCCCACACCCACCAGTTCCAGGTGTGGCTCCCCTACGACGCGGACCGCCTCACGGAGGCGGGCGTCCGGCTGGCGGAGGAGACGGGCACTGTCCTCTTCCGCCGCTGGTCCCCCGACGGCCCGCCGGGCCTGTCGCTGACGGAGGTCGAGGTCACCCGCCCGGGCCTGTCCTGGACGGAGGCCGAAGTCGCCACGGCGGTAGCGGACTTCGTGTCCCGCCTGTAG